GAACAGTAACCTcacacatcaaattatctaccgtgcaaaaaaaggttagatttttttgaattttttctaaTAAATTTTTTTATTTTGTCGTCAGCACGGGTGCATATGAGCCTGGGCTCAGTAGCAGATTTTCGGGGTTGTGTTGACAATCCCTTGGGGATTATCACAAAAAGAAGAGTAATGCTAAAAGACCGATAGCTTTTATTTCTCCTCTCGCAAGGCGACTAGGAAAAGCTTTCCTCACCTCGATCTCCACCAACGAGCCCATGTTTTCGCCTTCCCTCCGTCCGCCGCTCcggcggccggtggcggggaggggaTTTTTGGTGACTCGGATCCGGCTAGTAGATAGGTAGGGTTTAGTCCTTGCAGGGGCGGCGTTTGGACGGATGGCAACGCTTCTTCTTCGAGTCAGTCTTTCGGGCTCCAATCCTTCTCAAGTCCGTCCGTTGGGACGGATTAGACGAAGCTCCGGCGTAGATTCTTGCCAGCTCCCCATGGTGCCAAGGTTAGGGTTTCTCATCATGCGTACCCAACGACTATATTTGGTATTAGGTTCTACAAATCGATTCAAGAATTAAATGGCAACGACTACGGCTTTAGGGTGCTAGTCCTTAGGGGCACGTACACGAAGACTTTCCGGCTGTTATCGATAAGGTCAGGCCGGCTCTGGTATGGGAGCGACGACAGCCGCGCGTCGACGGCTCGTTCGGGGGGGCGGCAATGGTCATTCGGTGATCCATGGACATCGACGTAATCTTTTTATGTGTGAGGTATTTTGTACTTCTgatgaatctttataatagatctgatccTTCCCGCAGAAAAAAAGAATAGGATAGGGGAGAACTTACAAAAAGTCAGAGCTCCAGGCCTTATCAACAATACATTCCATTAGATCATGGCCCCTTTGGTATCAGGTCGCCGCATCGCCATATTGCAATCCAAATATTCGATGCTCCACACTAGGCCCATACGTGTAGCCGCGCAAATTAAAGGAGCTCGGGATTTATCCGAACCCTCCCGTATCACCTTTTTCCCGGGTCAAGTTGCTCGAAGCTCATCCTGCCGGTGCACATTTCCATGGCTATATATGCAAGGCTCCCCTATGTCCAGCTCTAAGCAAGCCAGCACAGCTCAAGCGATCGTACTACTAATTGAGCTCACTAGCCCTAGCACTAGAACTAAGCTtgatggagcaggtgacgaggCTAGCGGGGCAGCGGGCGGTGGTGATCTTCGGCATGAGCTCCTGCTGCATGTGCCACACCGTGACGAGCCTCCTCCGGGATCTCGGGGTGAACCCGATGGTGGTGGAACTTGACGAGGACCCTAGGGGGAAGGAGATGGAGAAGGCGCTGGTGCGGCTCCTCGGCCGGAACCCTGCTGTGCCGGCGGTGTTCATCGGCGGCAGGCTCGTCGGATGCACCGACAAGGTCATGTCCCTTCATCTCGGCGGCAAGCTTGTCCCACTGCTTCGTAATGCAGGTGCTGTATGGGTGTAGTGCATGGGAGGGTTTTGTTGTATATATTCGGCCTGATGTATTAGGCATTTAGGCGCCAGAGAATAATGTAATACACGTATGTGTACGTGCTCTGTTATCCTTTCCTGTATTAGGTGATGATGGGGACTATGGAAACCATGCAGGTCTTTTTTACTGTACACATGGGAGTACCTGTTCCTGTCAAA
This window of the Triticum aestivum cultivar Chinese Spring chromosome 5D, IWGSC CS RefSeq v2.1, whole genome shotgun sequence genome carries:
- the LOC123124286 gene encoding glutaredoxin-C1, producing the protein MEQVTRLAGQRAVVIFGMSSCCMCHTVTSLLRDLGVNPMVVELDEDPRGKEMEKALVRLLGRNPAVPAVFIGGRLVGCTDKVMSLHLGGKLVPLLRNAGAVWV